In Chitinophaga nivalis, a single genomic region encodes these proteins:
- a CDS encoding AraC family transcriptional regulator yields MAQKKEHGDIYKQAEFMHSSGFRETASELGLFVVTDINLADYDKVKTYFRSDFTSILLIQQGLVKGTLDRKVYHLSDNDLLLISPNALKKINYVDKSSVVSGLNFTLDFLVEIGMPANKMELYDYFTTKYSPHWRLTAADAQILAGHFKQLTFRLSNVTNGVPFAKECLQHTFFLLMYELASMSTRYTEIKNPNISRKESLVISFTNLVQLHFRHQRNVQQYAELLFVTAKYLTETVKEITGKNAGEIIDDYVILEAKILLENPRLSIAEIAETLHFSDQSFFGKFFKRHTGVSPRTFRATHH; encoded by the coding sequence ATGGCACAAAAAAAAGAGCACGGCGATATTTACAAACAGGCAGAATTCATGCATAGCAGCGGATTCCGGGAGACGGCGTCAGAACTGGGACTTTTTGTAGTGACGGATATCAATCTGGCCGATTATGATAAGGTAAAAACCTATTTCAGATCCGACTTCACCAGCATTCTGCTGATACAGCAAGGACTGGTAAAAGGTACGCTGGATCGTAAAGTATACCACCTGTCAGACAATGACCTGTTGCTCATTTCACCCAACGCACTGAAAAAAATTAATTATGTAGATAAATCATCTGTTGTTTCCGGCTTAAACTTCACCCTGGACTTTCTGGTGGAAATAGGTATGCCAGCCAACAAAATGGAACTATATGATTATTTCACCACCAAGTATTCACCTCACTGGCGGCTGACCGCTGCTGATGCACAAATACTGGCAGGACATTTCAAACAGCTCACCTTTCGCCTGAGCAATGTAACCAATGGCGTACCGTTTGCCAAAGAATGCCTGCAGCATACCTTTTTTCTGCTCATGTATGAATTGGCATCTATGTCAACCCGGTATACGGAAATAAAAAATCCGAATATCTCCAGAAAAGAAAGCCTGGTGATTAGTTTCACCAACCTGGTACAACTGCATTTCAGACATCAACGGAATGTACAGCAATATGCAGAACTGCTATTCGTTACCGCCAAATACCTGACAGAAACCGTGAAGGAAATTACCGGCAAAAATGCCGGTGAAATCATCGATGACTATGTAATACTGGAAGCGAAAATACTGCTGGAAAATCCCAGACTCAGTATTGCCGAAATAGCAGAAACCCTGCATTTCAGCGACCAGTCATTCTTTGGCAAGTTTTTCAAACGACATACCGGCGTGTCGCCACGCACCTTCCGCGCTACGCATCACTAA